In a single window of the Raphanus sativus cultivar WK10039 chromosome 9, ASM80110v3, whole genome shotgun sequence genome:
- the LOC108831515 gene encoding PLASMODESMATA CALLOSE-BINDING PROTEIN 3 has translation MRVFLGLLLLLALTTSSSAIYCLCKDGIGEKELQTAIDYACGSLADCNPIHDNGPCYQPNTIKSHCDWAVNSYFQKAAQVSGSCNFSGTAATSQNPPSNLVTGCIYPSSASTTSPTGTTLTNGTTPAFGPTGTGGFQGNGASSLIISPVLTLCFSSSLVFLWGSDVRLGFSHV, from the exons ATGAGAGTGTTTCTAGGTCTCTTGCTTCTCTTGGCCTTGACCACATCTTCAA GTGCAATTTACTGTCTCTGCAAAGATGGAATAGGAGAGAAAGAGCTCCAAACAGCAATAGACTATGCATGTGGAAGCTTAGCAGATTGCAACCCAATCCATGATAACGGTCCTTGTTACCAACCAAACACCATCAAAAGCCACTGTGATTGGGCTGTTAACAGCTACTTTCAGAAAGCAGCTCAGGTCTCTGGAAGCTGTAATTTCTCCGGAACTGCCGCTACAAGTCAAAACCCACCTTCCA ATTTGGTTACTGGTTGCATATATCCTTCAAGtgcatcaacaacatcaccaacGGGAACAACTCTGACAAACGGAACTACTCCTGCGTTTGGTCCAACCGGAACCGGAGGCTTTCAAGGAAATGGTGCTTCCAGTTTGATCATTTCCCCTGTTCTAACACTCTGTTTCTCATCATCACTAGTGTTTCTATGGGGTTCTGATGTAAGGCTGGGATTTAGCCACGTGTAG
- the LOC108831510 gene encoding uncharacterized protein LOC108831510 isoform X1: MGYKRTFEAEDVQELSVKHARQISYCNKLAKLDEGVPCHVSFEKPSLVIAGDHLSDLYGFKSEDNVEKEFETHPPFSWMTSSFEEDSQSGGTTQSTLSDASPESDFLWRPVCLADDVEWCQSSPNKQVPIGSDYQADIPECVKDEVLDAINDNEEQVMMMGKCVIPMPDCETEVCETGEGRKECVCMDKGSIRCVQQHIMENREGLFETIGYERCLELGVGEMGEEVTGKLTEDEEDLFHEVVYSNPVSLDRDFWKQLKSAFPSRTMKEIVSYYFNVFILRRRAVQNRSQSLDVDSDDDEWQVEYDDNNTSYGPQTPGKSISRVEEEEVNGEEDSCMSYDFKSNTFSTRCPVRKREESNVGNYWRHCNDLVEDHHPYPTKDVKEKEIKRQTLLEVVVYVATLQITSSVKTLSKKPLEWFLLTYSEH, from the exons ATGGGTTATAAGCGAACTTTTGAAGCTGAGGATGTGCAAGAGCTCAGCGTTAAGCATGCAAGACAGATTAGTTATTGCAATAAGCTGGCCAAACTAGATGAAGGAGTTCCATGTCATGTTTCTTTTGAGAAGCCAAGTCTTGTCATAG CAGGAGACCATCTGAGTGATCTCTATGGGTTTAAAAGTGAGGATAACGTTGAGAAAGAGTTTGAGACCCATCCACCTTTCTCTTGGATGACATCCTCTTTTGAAGAGGATTCTCAGTCTGGTGGGACGACTCAGTCTACCCTTTCTGATGCGTCTCCCGAGTCGGATTTTCTCTGGAGACCAGTTTGCCTTGCAGACGATGTTGAGTGGTGTCAGAGTTCTCCTAATAAACAAGTTCCAATCGGGTCGGATTACCAGGCTGACATTCCTGAATGTGTCAAGGACGAAGTCCTTGATGCTATCAATGACAACGAAGAACAAGTGATGATGATGGGGAAGTGCGTGATTCCAATGCCTGACTGCGAAACCGAGGTCTGCGAAACTGGTGAAGGAAGAAAGGAGTGCGTTTGCATGGATAAAGGGTCCATCAGATGCGTGCAGCAGCATATAATGGAAAACAGAGAAGGCTTGTTCGAGACTATTGGATACGAAAGATGTCTCGAGTTAGGTGTCGGCGAAATGGGGGAGGAAGTTACTGGTAAGCTAACCGAAGACGAGGAGGATCTATTCCACGAGGTTGTATACTCAAACCCGGTTTCACTAGACCGAGATTTCTGGAAACAGCTGAAGTCTGCGTTTCCTTCGCGAACCATGAAGGAGATTGTGAGCTATTACTTCAATGTCTTCATCCTGCGAAGACGAGCTGTACAGAATCGGTCTCAAAGCCTCGACGTTGATAGTGATGATGACGAGTGGCAAGTAGAGTACGACGACAACAACACGAGTTATGGTCCTCAAACTCCTGGAAAGAGCATCTCaagagttgaagaagaagaggtgaaTGGTGAAGAGGATTCATGCATGTCCTATGACTTCAAGTCCAATACATTCTCCACTCGATGTCCAGttagaaagagagaagagtCCAACGTTGGGAACTACTGGCGCCACTGCAATGATCTTGTGGAGGATCATCATCCGTATCCAACCAAGGATGTTAAGGAGAAAGAGATCAAGCGGCAAACATTGCTTGAGGTTGTGGTTTATGTAGCCACACTGCAAATAACAAGTTCAGTGAAAACGTTATCCAAGAAGCCGTTAGAATGGTTTCTGCTAACGTACTCAGAACATTGA
- the LOC108831510 gene encoding uncharacterized protein LOC108831510 isoform X2: MGYKRTFEAEDVQELSVKHARQISYCNKLAKLDEGVPCHVSFEKPSLVIGDHLSDLYGFKSEDNVEKEFETHPPFSWMTSSFEEDSQSGGTTQSTLSDASPESDFLWRPVCLADDVEWCQSSPNKQVPIGSDYQADIPECVKDEVLDAINDNEEQVMMMGKCVIPMPDCETEVCETGEGRKECVCMDKGSIRCVQQHIMENREGLFETIGYERCLELGVGEMGEEVTGKLTEDEEDLFHEVVYSNPVSLDRDFWKQLKSAFPSRTMKEIVSYYFNVFILRRRAVQNRSQSLDVDSDDDEWQVEYDDNNTSYGPQTPGKSISRVEEEEVNGEEDSCMSYDFKSNTFSTRCPVRKREESNVGNYWRHCNDLVEDHHPYPTKDVKEKEIKRQTLLEVVVYVATLQITSSVKTLSKKPLEWFLLTYSEH, translated from the exons ATGGGTTATAAGCGAACTTTTGAAGCTGAGGATGTGCAAGAGCTCAGCGTTAAGCATGCAAGACAGATTAGTTATTGCAATAAGCTGGCCAAACTAGATGAAGGAGTTCCATGTCATGTTTCTTTTGAGAAGCCAAGTCTTGTCATAG GAGACCATCTGAGTGATCTCTATGGGTTTAAAAGTGAGGATAACGTTGAGAAAGAGTTTGAGACCCATCCACCTTTCTCTTGGATGACATCCTCTTTTGAAGAGGATTCTCAGTCTGGTGGGACGACTCAGTCTACCCTTTCTGATGCGTCTCCCGAGTCGGATTTTCTCTGGAGACCAGTTTGCCTTGCAGACGATGTTGAGTGGTGTCAGAGTTCTCCTAATAAACAAGTTCCAATCGGGTCGGATTACCAGGCTGACATTCCTGAATGTGTCAAGGACGAAGTCCTTGATGCTATCAATGACAACGAAGAACAAGTGATGATGATGGGGAAGTGCGTGATTCCAATGCCTGACTGCGAAACCGAGGTCTGCGAAACTGGTGAAGGAAGAAAGGAGTGCGTTTGCATGGATAAAGGGTCCATCAGATGCGTGCAGCAGCATATAATGGAAAACAGAGAAGGCTTGTTCGAGACTATTGGATACGAAAGATGTCTCGAGTTAGGTGTCGGCGAAATGGGGGAGGAAGTTACTGGTAAGCTAACCGAAGACGAGGAGGATCTATTCCACGAGGTTGTATACTCAAACCCGGTTTCACTAGACCGAGATTTCTGGAAACAGCTGAAGTCTGCGTTTCCTTCGCGAACCATGAAGGAGATTGTGAGCTATTACTTCAATGTCTTCATCCTGCGAAGACGAGCTGTACAGAATCGGTCTCAAAGCCTCGACGTTGATAGTGATGATGACGAGTGGCAAGTAGAGTACGACGACAACAACACGAGTTATGGTCCTCAAACTCCTGGAAAGAGCATCTCaagagttgaagaagaagaggtgaaTGGTGAAGAGGATTCATGCATGTCCTATGACTTCAAGTCCAATACATTCTCCACTCGATGTCCAGttagaaagagagaagagtCCAACGTTGGGAACTACTGGCGCCACTGCAATGATCTTGTGGAGGATCATCATCCGTATCCAACCAAGGATGTTAAGGAGAAAGAGATCAAGCGGCAAACATTGCTTGAGGTTGTGGTTTATGTAGCCACACTGCAAATAACAAGTTCAGTGAAAACGTTATCCAAGAAGCCGTTAGAATGGTTTCTGCTAACGTACTCAGAACATTGA
- the LOC130500395 gene encoding uncharacterized protein LOC130500395, giving the protein MTLKQRWEEVYSYENVSEASEVVVDVEVETEVVKLEGEATNLRETGAYGVVWFSVLRDERQDKKIGLGSVVVERIKWEEERFGWLNKGDEVRSSIKRTERFEGGSSQWKSYKCYVLVESFELKRMDGSLVLTYEFRHVDKLKSKWV; this is encoded by the coding sequence ATGACTCTTAAACAAAGATGGGAAGAGGTTTACTCATATGAAAACGTTAGTGAAGCAAGTGAGGTTGTAGTTGATGTTGAAGTAGAAACAGAAGTGGTGAAGCTTGAGGGAGAAGCAACCAATCTGAGAGAGACTGGAGCTTATGGAGTGGTTTGGTTTAGTGTCTTAAGGGATGAGAGACAAGACAAGAAGATAGGTCTTGGGTCAGTGGTCGTGGAGAGGATTAAGTGGGAAGAGGAGAGGTTCGGGTGGTTAAACAAAGGCGATGAAGTAAGGTCTAGCATCAAGAGAACAGAGAGATTCGAAGGCGGTTCATCACAGTGGAAGAGTTATAAATGCTATGTTCTTGTAGAGAGCTTTGAATTAAAGAGAATGGATGGGAGTTTGGTGTTGACATATGAGTTTAGACATGTTGATAAGTTGAAGAGCAAGTGGGTTTGA
- the LOC108831511 gene encoding cytosolic sulfotransferase 1-like, whose amino-acid sequence MSEKELPDHLREDYLSEETKTLFFALPSTKDFLGKLYNYQGCWYYPNTLLGVLNFQKGFKPQETDIVIASFPKSGTTWLKALTVALLERSKNSSSDVPHPLQSDNPHGLVPFLETNVYLNSSTPDLTKFSSPRLFSTHMPLHTLKVPFKDSPFKIVYVCRNVKDVLVSQWYFRCAYLQKEADKSLLESSLDSLCSGVGYFGPLWENVLSYWRGSLEDPEHVLFMRYEEMKSEPAAQVKRLAEFLGCPFTEEEEEGGSVDKILELCSLRSLSSMEINKTGKTSNNVHHSNFFRKGEVGDSKNHLTPEMENKIDTIIEEKYKGSGFKY is encoded by the coding sequence ATGAGCGAGAAGGAGCTCCCCGACCACTTGAGAGAAGACTACTTGAGCGAAGAAACCAAAACATTATTCTTTGCACTTCCTTCAACCAAAGATTTTCTAGGGAAGCTCTACAACTACCAAGGATGTTGGTACTACCCCAACACTCTCCTAGGAGTCCTTAATTTCCAGAAAGGTTTCAAGCCTCAGGAAACCGATATAGTCATCGCTTCTTTCCCTAAATCCGGCACCACTTGGCTCAAAGCTCTCACAGTCGCTCTCCTTGAGAGATCGAAGAACAGTTCTTCTGATGTTCCTCATCCTCTTCAATCCGATAACCCTCATGGTTTAGTACCTTTCTTGGAGACCAATGTGTATCTCAATAGCTCAACACCTGACCTGACCAAGTTCTCATCTCCGAGGCTGTTCTCGACTCACATGCCGTTACATACGCTTAAAGTACCCTTCAAGGACTCTCCATTCAAGATCGTGTACGTGTGCAGGAACGTGAAGGACGTGTTGGTATCACAATGGTATTTCAGGTGCGCTTATCTACAAAAAGAAGCAGACAAAAGCCTTCTCGAGTCTTCGTTAGATTCATTATGCAGTGGAGTTGGCTATTTTGGACCCCTTTGGGAAAATGTATTGAGCTATTGGAGAGGTAGCTTGGAAGATCCCGAGCATGTTCTCTTCATGAGGTACGAGGAAATGAAGTCAGAGCCCGCTGCTCAGGTTAAGAGACTTGCAGAGTTCTTGGGTTGTCCGTtcacagaggaagaagaagagggcgGATCTGTGGACAAGATCTTGGAACTTTGTTCTCTGCGTAGTCTGAGCAGCATGGAGATTAACAAGACAGGAAAAACTTCGAACAATGTGCATCACTCTAATTTTTTCCGCAAAGGAGAAGTGGGtgactcaaagaatcatctgacTCCAGAGATGGAAAACAAAATCGACACGATCATCGAGGAAAAATACAAAGGCTCCGGTTTTAAATATTGA
- the LOC130499765 gene encoding probable pectate lyase 3 — translation MTKRDIDQCSLSLSLLATLTPHFRANVDVFDNYWTQGDALKQTIASYDPNPLNATDHLSYHVALAADATESINSARRELSKVRNGRKMRSLQVTNDPIDKCWRCHGDWEKNRKKLAGCVLGFGRRTTGGKDGLSTSSTMPLMMILSNL, via the exons ATGACCAAAAGAGATATTGATCAATG TTCCTTGTCATTGTCGTTATTAGCAACATTGACTCCACATTTTAGAGCCAATGTTGATGTTTTTGACAACTACTGGACACAAGGCGATGCCTTGAAACAAACCATAGCCTCTTACGATCCTAATCCTCTTAACGCCACCGACCATTTGAGTTACCATGTCGCTTT AGCAGCGGACGCCACGGAATCAATCAACAGCGCAAGGAGAGAACTTTCAAAGGTGAGAAATGGTCGGAAAATGCGTAGCTTACAAGTTACAAACGACCCTATAGACAAATGCTGGAGATGCCACGGTGACTGGGAGAAGAACCGTAAGAAACTAGCGGGTTGTGTGCTCGGATTCGGCAGGAGAACCACCGGAGGCAAAGACGGCCTTTCTACCTCGTCAACGATGCCTCTAATGATGATCTTATCAAACCTTTAA
- the LOC108831509 gene encoding PLASMODESMATA CALLOSE-BINDING PROTEIN 3: MRVFLGLLLLLALTTPSSANYCLCKDGIGEKELQTAIDYACGSLADCNPIHDNGPCYQPNNIKSHCDWAVNSYFQKAAQVSGSCDFSGTASISQSPPSNLVSGCIYPSSASTTSPTGTTLTNGTTPAFGPTGTGGFPGNGASSLVTSPVLTLCFSSLVFLWGSDVRLGFSQV, encoded by the exons ATGAGAGTGTTTCTAGGTCTCTTGCTTCTATTGGCCTTGACCACACCTTCCA GTGCAAATTACTGTCTCTGCAAAGATGGGATAGGAGAGAAAGAGCTACAAACAGCAATAGACTATGCATGTGGAAGCTTAGCAGATTGCAATCCAATCCATGATAACGGTCCTTGTTACCAACCAAACAACATCAAAAGCCACTGTGATTGGGCTGTTAACAGCTACTTTCAGAAAGCAGCTCAAGTCTCTGGAAGTTGTGATTTCTCCGGAACTGCCAGTATCAGTCAAAGCCCACCTTCCA ATTTGGTAAGTGGTTGCATATATCCCTCAAGtgcatcaacaacatcaccaacGGGAACAACTCTAACAAACGGAACTACTCCTGCGTTTGGTCCAACCGGAACCGGAGGCTTTCCGGGAAATGGTGCTTCCAGTTTGGTCACTTCCCCTGTTTTAACACTCTGTTTCTCATCACTAGTGTTTCTATGGGGTTCTGATGTAAGGCTGGGATTTAGCCAAGTGTAG